DNA sequence from the Chamaesiphon minutus PCC 6605 genome:
TGTAGTGGGATGTGTAATATCTGGATCGAGTAGCACGACGGTGGGCGGATCTCGGTCGATTTTTGTCTCGGCTGCGGCAAGAGTCGTCGAGATCGCGCTCCGAAAGCCCCAATTCACGGCTTCATTCATCAACTGTTCGGCCAATTGACGATCGGGATCGATAATCAATAACAGTGGCCGCTCATCGGTAAATAGTGGCTCTTGGCGATCGATCTGTTCGATCGTTAAGTCGTCCGCTGCTCGATCGATTTCTTGCTGTTCGGATAAAGCATTGTGGATTTGTTGTTGAATTGGTTGAGTTGCCGATCGATTTGGATCGATTGAATCGGTCACAGATTCCAAGGGTTTGAGCCGATAGCCCAATCCATACACCGTTTCGATCGCATTTGTGGGAGCACCCGCCCTCCGCAGTTTTTGCCGGATTCCTTTTATATGAGTTCTGACGGCATCCTCACTGGGAGTTTCCTCATACGCCCAGAGTCGATCCAAAATCGTGCTGTAAGTAAAGACTCGACGACCATTTCGCACGAAAAACTCTAAGATCGCAAACTCCTTGGGACTCAAGAATAGCGGTTGCTCTGCATAAGTGACTTCACGAGTTGCCGGATCGAGTTGCAAATTACCCCATTTCAGCACAGAGTCAAAAGTCGTTCCACCGCGACGCAGCAATGCTCGAATTCGAGCGATCAATTCTTCCCGATCGGGTGGTTTGGTCATGTAAGCATCGGCACCTGCATCTAGCCCGATCGCTTGGTCGTGACTACTGCCTCGCCCCGTAAGCAGCATAATTTGCATTTGATAGCCGTGTTCCCTAACTCTACGACAGAGGCTGATTCCGTCGAGGCGAGGGAGCGTAATATCGATGAGGAGTAGATCGTATTCATAAACCACAATCAGTTCCCAAGCTGCCTCTCCATCGTTAGCAACTTCAACCGTGTAATTTTTGGTGGTGAGCATACAAACCAGCATCTCAGCAATTGCTTCATCATCTTCTACCACCAAAATTTTCATAGATTTAACTCTTGCACGGGCAGAACGTGGTAATTAATCGTGAGGGATTAAGCATACTTTTAACAATATTTGGCAAAGATGAAATTCAGGTGAAATAAAGTACTAATTGCCTGAAATTTGAAAAATGTTGAGCGTTGAATTGCTCATAAGTTCCTCATGGTCGGAGTGTAGCTTGAGAGGTAGAAGAACTTTATTATTCCCCACGCAATGTGACGAGGATAACGACTTGTTCTTTGTTGTTTCAATTATTTAGGAACTTAACACCATGACTGCTACTCAATCTCGTAATTCTCAACTTGAAGCTTGTATTGAAGACTGTCTGAAATGTTTACGTGAATGTGAATATTGCGCTACTGCCTGTCTTGATAGTGACACAGTGCAAATAATGGCTGATTGCATCAAACTATGCCGCGATTGCGCCGATCTGTGCGACATCTGCGTCCGCTTCATGGCTCGTAATTCTGACCTGTGCGTTGAACTGTGTGCGGTTTGTGCCCAAGCTTGCGATCTCTGTGCGGCTGAGTGTGAGAAGCTCGACCCCGACTACTGTAAGAAGTGTGCCGAATCCTGCCGCCGCTGTGCTGAATCCTGCCGTCAAATAGCTAAAGCCAAGGGATAAAACCCTCTTGTCTAACGTGTTGGCTGTTGCTGTTGGCGAGCGTGTCTTGCTTGGCAACAGCCAGCATTTTGTGCTTTGCAATTAAGAGACGTTACTCTTAAATACAACTTTTAACCACTCATAAGTTCCTCATAGTCTGAGCGTAGCCTGAAAGGATAGAGGCACTCGTTGGTGGAATCTTCGCTGTGCGAAATCGTCCTCTAAATGAGGTTTTTTTTTGCTAAAACAATCTAACCACGCTTTCACCATAAATTAGCATTATCTTTGCATAGTAACCATTTCAGGACTTTTTTGCACCACTAAGGAGGTAATCTCATGACCACAACCACAATGTCATCAACAACTAGCGCAATTCGGTGGGTGGATGTAATTGAGTATCCCGAAACTGGAGTCAATAGCCAAATTTTGCTAGAAGATGCCAACTGCCGATATATGCTGATGTCGCTGGCGGCGGGGATGCACATCGCCGAACATGCTGCGCCGCATAATGCCACGGTGAATGTCATCGAAGGACAAGGCGTGCTGACGCTTGAAGGCAAAGATCTCGTGCTGGAATCGGGTGTTTTTGTTTTTATCCCTGCTACTGCACTCCATTCTGTAAAAGCAGTCACTAACTTGACCTTTTTATTAACGTTTTCCGAAATGGTTACAGACTCCGATCGTGAACCTTGCCACGTTCACTCTATCTAATCAAAGCTTGAAATCGCTCATAAGTTCCTCATAATCTCAGCGTACTTTGAAAGTATGGAGGAACTAGATCGTCCTCTAAACGAGGTGGATTTATGAATAATAAATTTTTAATTTATAGCTTAGTCGGGCTACTCAGTAGTGGTGCTATTGGTGGAATTGTCCTTAGCAACAGCAAACAGGCACAGTCATTACCTGCATCGGGAAATGCTCAACAATCCAGATCGGTGCGAGTCGATCGACATTTTATCGAAATGATGATCCCACATCATCAAGACGCGATCGTCATGGCTGACCTAGCTTTGAGTCGTGGCAGACGACCGGAAATCAAGAAAATAGCTGCATCGATTAAACAAGCACAAACTCGCGAAATTACAGAGATGCGTACCTGGTACAAACAGTGGTTCGGCACTGAAGTCCCAAATCATTCCATGACTGATATGGGCATGATGGGAGACCACCACAACCAAGGTCAGAAAAAAGGTTCGGGTATGGGCACAGGTTCAGGCTCAGGCATGGGTCAGGGTATGGGTCAGGGCATGATGGACATGAAGATGGACATCGATGCACTCAAGACAGCCAAGGATTTTGACAAGGAATTTGTCCGGCAAATGATTCCCCATCATCAAATGGCGGTGAAGATGGCTCAGATGGCATCTGGGCGTGCTACTCATTCAGAGATCCGTACTTTGGCTGAATCGATTATCAAATCTCAAAATGCTGAAATTGCCAAAATGCAGGGATGGCAGCAAGCATGGCATTGA
Encoded proteins:
- a CDS encoding four-helix bundle copper-binding protein, producing the protein MTATQSRNSQLEACIEDCLKCLRECEYCATACLDSDTVQIMADCIKLCRDCADLCDICVRFMARNSDLCVELCAVCAQACDLCAAECEKLDPDYCKKCAESCRRCAESCRQIAKAKG
- a CDS encoding cupin domain-containing protein; the encoded protein is MTTTTMSSTTSAIRWVDVIEYPETGVNSQILLEDANCRYMLMSLAAGMHIAEHAAPHNATVNVIEGQGVLTLEGKDLVLESGVFVFIPATALHSVKAVTNLTFLLTFSEMVTDSDREPCHVHSI
- a CDS encoding DUF305 domain-containing protein: MNNKFLIYSLVGLLSSGAIGGIVLSNSKQAQSLPASGNAQQSRSVRVDRHFIEMMIPHHQDAIVMADLALSRGRRPEIKKIAASIKQAQTREITEMRTWYKQWFGTEVPNHSMTDMGMMGDHHNQGQKKGSGMGTGSGSGMGQGMGQGMMDMKMDIDALKTAKDFDKEFVRQMIPHHQMAVKMAQMASGRATHSEIRTLAESIIKSQNAEIAKMQGWQQAWH